The sequence CATTcacttttatagtaattatttcttcccaaacgatttattttttgttgcaattcaaaaacgaacttagatacttgaaatttaaaatgtttaaaaatgtttattttatcattttatattcaagGACTCAaggtatagttatttatttatttatttatttataatatataaacgccaaacggcaattttaaattaacagataaagtttaaaattaatagatataacagtaatataataatacaaatacacacAAAATTAGAACATATGGAaaaacacaacataatataaactaaatggtAATAccttaatttagtaatataaaactatgatacaacatatttataacaattatattatataattacttattaaaatcaaaattaagatTATTCAGATTACGAAGCATTCTGTGTAAGGGGTGATAATGTCACATATGTGATTatgttataagaatattatgattattttttagctatttattgCCAGTCATACgaaattttcgatattttttctatcgataaaaaattattcactgcgtcaaaattcttgaaatgtaatCCAAGATCCCATACGatgtttttataaagttatatatatatatattacaaatacataGACAcgattatatgcattttaaaaatttgtttaataacaaaaaatgaaccaactattttgtaattaaaaattcataaaaatgtatctttatatatttaagttttgaaaatttaatacaagattactCACAAGTCATAAGTTACATAAGTGTAAACTGCagccataaaatctaaaaatatatacagataattattattttttataacatattttaaagctTTTGAAATTGTACCGTTTTTAAGGGATTGAAGATAGGCAATATTATAacgtacgtaatattatactatatttttaagaatgctGTGTGTGTGGTGTCTGATCATTAGTGTGTGTGAGTTTTTGAGCTCATATTTGGACGGAATCActtatgtaaacaaaaaataacgatattaattattgtgtataatttaaaaacattcgtAGGAACTTATAACTTTTacgtgcattatattattatgaatttaactatACTTACtcaatgaaattttttattaaatttaagatattatctatttaatatttattttatactataaacatgcttttactgttttacggtatttatagaaacatgttattaaattttgaattaaattagttgatataatatagtataaatacaaatacatattattaaataataattaaattttaataatagaataaattcaACATTtccggtaaaaaataaatcaacctaCCGTAccactaaaagtaaaatatgattggaaacattatatatacttagtgataaGTCCGCCTTCTCAacacagaatcgtttttcaatgAAACAagtatatcatttaattaaaatttaatgcacCCATAACAGGGGCCCGCTCAATGTATGAATCGGTTATGGTTTTGAACGTTGGCCGtcgaaaaacataatttttgaggctgaattacttttttaaacagaccaaaattaattaaatctttaagatattatgtgattaattagaaattaaaacgACTTGGAACTAAAGAtggcatttttaataaaaatatatattcaaaatcgaCAAACTTAAAGTTTGATATCTACAAATAAACTTCCATTTATAACTTGAAAAAATCATTTCAAACTCAATCTACAGAAATACTGATTTCCAACTTAAATAACATTGAACTATCAAAAAAGTCAATACTTATAGtcacagaaaataatttaaacttataaatataaaatatatcattcgaATGAATTCAggcatttgattatttatattttatctactaaAGTACTAACCGtcgttcaattattatttccatcACTATACTtagtatacttaattattaaaagggcctataaaatatgctatattaattctttattattgtgtaaatgtgtaatatttaatttaccttaaaaatcaatattcattTCATTTCATAACTTTTCCTGTCATAATGatgtcattaaaatatgtacattgagttaaattaatacacatgattataaatttattaacaataatattagtttaatagtaGTGAACCACTCAGACTGTTCACCCACCATCCGGCGAACCGTAAGCGATCATCGTTACTGAATTATCATAATCGCGGAGCGATAGATAACCAGCTATCTCACGCTCAGGTGAATGAACAAGTCTCATCATCGTGGCTAATGACGACTCCAGATTTGCACCTGGAGGGGACGATGCATACTGCAGAAATGATCCTGTGAAGTATGATCTTAATTTGAACAGCCGATTTGCACgcacttataataaataccgTCTCTTCGATAAGTCAGTTGAACATTTATTAATCCCGTAGATTAAATATCGAATATCATAATGTTGTCCATTCTACACCTtagttatattatgcatataaaacTGTATTGGAAAAGTATACAATGTTTTTTGGTTTTCGAATATTATTCAGGTAAAATCACGGATTAATAACGATTTTCAATcaaatataacaacattttataaaagcGCCATCTATTGAACGGAAATATACCATATACGTCAATTGAATACATtgttcgaaattttcaatttgtcttttagtttatttttcttttaaattgtaatgacGATGAAAACTTTCTACGCCGTTTGTTGTCCTTGGATTATTATTACTTGGTGCACTTGCCCACATAACTGGAGGAAAATCTGAGTcaagcaaaatataattttctagaaTATAATCTGTGAATTTGGTAAACATAGTCATAGGTGCAATTGATAGCAAGTCCGTAAAGCCGTCCGAGATTTCATCTGGTGGTAAATAACTTAAACCGAAAAAACACTAAAGCCATGCACCAATTTCTGatgatttgtataaatattcgtTTAATAGTGGTTTATTTTGTTGGATATGTCGATACCAACTTTGCCCGAGATGGAAATTACAACAAACTAATTTACAATTTGGAAACTTTTGTAATACAACATTATGAGCGGCTTTTTCGAAATCAGcatggaaaatatttatatgaagttGCTTGTTAATCAGTTGCACACATATTTCCTAACATATCCCATAACATCAAATAAGTCGAAGTCTGTTTGTTgcgtaaaaaacaataaacaagaggaatataatagttatttttgtaaatatgttatgtatacagTTGCATAAAAAATTTTGGAGCATAAGTAATCGTTCCATCTCCAAAAACATGTTCCGCGTTTGAAATTGCCtctaaattaattttgcatgtaaatataattatatttttgtcatcattcataaaacaaaattgttcacattgaattttattttgcatttcatTTAACTGTTCGATAGCAATTTCGGTCGTTGGTCGATGTCGGTAAATTCGGAAAACGCTTTCTTCTTATGTCATATATAACGCCTAAACAACTTCATATCCGTATGAGTTAAATTTAACGAAATATCCTCCATATTTTGTAAATCACGACGTATCAATTTACTTGGAAGTATATGTAAGTATTGTAAGTCATCATTTGCTTTACGTTTTAAAGAGCTTCTTATAATTTCTCTAGAAATTACCTGGTCAGTGTGTGCTTCGTGATTGTGTTCGTTTGAAGTATTAATTACCCTGGTAATCGATTCATTCACTGTAACTCTTGATGTACATTTTTCATTGGTACATCTAAACAACAGATCACCTGATTTTAAAACACGAAACTcactatacttataattttcaatattaaaacaacGTTTTTCTCTGCGCGTTTCAAAAACATTTGATATTTGAATGTCCATGGTACTACACGAAATAAAATGACTCGTATATCGATAGCATCACACGTTCGACTAAATAATAAGCATATAGTAACATCCAGCGGTCGTCAATAACGAACCCATTTATCTAAAATCACATTATCGTTTAGAACCAATTATGATAGTTAATCAATTACGTGTATCTTATCTTGTCTAATTTAATTGCTGTACGCAAACGAGTCGTCATTTTTCAGGTCAAAATTAGTATTAACCGGGTTTTCACGTTTTTCGATGTACGCAAACGAGTTGTCAGTTTACAGGTAAAAATTGTGTACTGTGCTCAAACGAGTATCACCGGTCAGCCTACCCTGTAAACACGCCACTGAAGAAAGAGATATGAGAAAAACATTACCTATTCATATCAGGCACCTATATTATTTCTGATTCAAAATGTCTACTGTTCAATGttcattaatagttttaataatgatatatagtttttaaattagtagAGGTGCCTATAGACtataactactatattattgtaatataatatattactaatattatatctttttattaaaatagaagtgagataggtatttactatttcgCGGGCTAACACAAAGTATTAAAACGATGGACCTGATCTAACCGGTAGCCGGTAGGTCGGAGATTCTCTGCTGTAGTGCAATCGTGGTATTCACATGCTTAGGAGCTTTGTATGGTGCCATTGCTCTAATGATGGATTTGCGTCATTAAATTTTGGTTTAGTTACCTTAACTGTATAGTTGGAAGATACTTCTTTTTTAGGAGACTGAACTGTATAGCAATACGTCTACATTTTAATGTTGGTCATGGATCTTTTGAATAGTTTgaacgtacctataataaaagatatttcagggattactattatagtattattacagattaaataaaacatttgtatttaatcTATGTTAGTACAATATCTTTATTCTTCAGTCATTCCGCATTTAATGATGGATGACTTTCACCACACTTGATGCACCGATCAATATGACAACAGATATGACCGTAAGCCAATGGGCAATTTGGCAGTTTTTAAGTGGTTTTAAATGGCTTCTGTTTCAGCGTTCATtgtagtgtttatttttaaaatgtcgaaCTTATTGATCAACCAGTAGGACCACATACCTACAAATAAGGTGaggatatttgattttttttttttaataattgtgataTGCGTTTGACTGGCCAAAATAGGTCAGTAAAAAGATAGGATGTACGATGTACCTATGTAAATGATGATGTACAAAAAGTTCAGATTAAACTGTTCAAGTCAGACAAAATATTCTGATGAGGCAAATCAAGTTTTAAGGGCAAGGGAATTAGAAAAAAGCtttttatgactatttttagattattataggCTATTCTAAAACTTTATTAAACAACGAGTTAAgtgaaaaatatctttaatataattaaatattaattacattgatGTAATTCGAATAAATTTGTTGGACACACTACCTACAGATGAATCCCGACCATCTGATGtgacaactataatataataataagtatccttaataatttgatatttttttgctataataaatacttattataaatatgaataacgtattattgaaaaaatacaaaattcatagATAGTCACCACAAAGGctcaatatcatatttattttaaatttttatgattttaactttttgtttaGTCTAGAAAATTGACGACTCCGATTTAAAATTAGATGAAGGCCGGAGATCGATCGACGACGACAGTAATCCCACCAGTGATGATTCTCCACACGGGTGAATATTAATTGCGTTAGTCGTTAATGGAACGGGTTTGATCAGAGTCAGATGTAAAGTGTACTTGTACATTACGAAAGATGTCTGATTAGTAACAGACACGTTGCAAATTTGCAATTCACGACCGAATCAAAAACGGTCTAACAAGTGTACCGATCGGGATAAGGTCGAAATCAGACAAAGACACGTGATGCACGTATCTTGGACGTACAAAGGCGTGTAAACGCGTGTAAGGCGTATACTGTGATATACCGGAAGTGTCAGAAATACGTGAAGCGGCTAACATTGAGCACTGGAAAAATGCCGTCGACATCATTGCAGGCGAGAAAGGGGTACGGAGcggtcagtatattatatatgtactcgTCATTTTATAACGCGCGCGAAAAGTTttggttacattttttttcgtcaTTAGTGGTCAATAGTAAGAGTTTCGATCTAAGgaaatgcattaatattatatatttcgatATTCAACTGTCAACCACTAATTTATAAGGTAtctaagtactttttttttcttatcccCGTCGAAGATTTCAGAGTAAATCCATTGACATATCTTTTAAAGTCTATGTCTATTGTTAAATCTACATTTTTTCAATAGCGCaaattgggggggggggggggctgagCCCCTCAaatgatttgtatttaaaatggtttattaTTGGATAGACATAAATGTACACAAAGGTATGCaggtattttgataaatatttttgttatgcacattgttcataaaaatacaaaacaatgagGATACATATTTTGTgcaataatgaaaatatgtatttacaaatataaaagaaaaatatataattacatttttttttttttcgtatggcgTATGTAAGTTCGGGAGTAAGCCCGGCGCCTGAttggcagaatttttaatggggcacccgtaggtttctgccATGCCCCGGGGTGGGGGGGATGGCAGCACTTGTTCTCCGGACACCGTGACTTACCCGGAGAAAAATGCCGCCCAGTGGCCGAGGATCGAACCGGATCCAGCTGCTCCGCAGCCGACGAATTAGACCGCTCGGCCACCCCGTCCCCCGGatataattacatacaaatatataaaaaaaaaaaaaaaaaaaaaaaaatataatataataaaatatatgtttataaaatatgtttacttataaatgtcataaattatataaaataaaataatatcaactcgaaaaaaacataattagaaCTCAGATGTTAATGACACAATTTgcgtgtaataaatataataaacatgtaattacatactttaaaatatattaaatattttttcaatacttatatgcaaaaaaagattaataataattattaatcacaaaatgtattttatattttttaaataatgcatcTTAAAtccttacaataaaaaaaattgaaaataaatagtttttaattattcagaatttgtatcaaagttaataaaatacaacactAAATAGATTGATTTAAgtaaacatgtattttaattatttgaaaaatttgccTTCTTTGATATAATTCTATTGCACTAATATAAGCAGCCAAAAACATCTCAGCTCTAGTTATAATTACCAAAAAAAGTaacataaagaaaataataaattaaaatcaatttaaatatgatttgaaTGTTATCAgaagaataaaaaaacataacagaCTAGGAAGTAGGAATCTAAGTCCTTAAAAAAGGTAACATTGTTGGAtagttttcttattaaataaaaattataatcgataGAAGatctgtttatattttaaatataaattataaaaattataatatatattaaaaatacaatatctattgaatattaatagtaaCTAATTTAAAGCACCtgttggtttatttatttaatattataatactgacttatttaagtaaattaacaatattattaacttataattggGTACCCAAATATTCTTGGAATAGACATACTATGTATCACAGTTTTagcctaattttattataagaaaaataaaaatgtctgtataaaattatactcaaTAATTAACATTGTGATGTATTAAAATCAGTTTATCACTCAGTAACAATACCTTATAAATGTTTCCATACTTGGAAATCAATAAAACCTCCACCTATGCTTAACATTAATAAAGTACTgagtacaaaatttaaaattgtacgtgCAACATAACAAAaagaaacttaaataaattgatagttACAGAACAACAATGATctgtataaaatcatataaacatataataatatatttgtatatagttatagataTTTAGTCCTGCCCACGCTAAGAAAATAAATGTACGTTACGTTTcagtgttataaataaaattacaaatcaaCTCCCAAAGAAGACCCTAAAAGACTTTTTAACCAAATCCTTGAATCATATGGAGGTTGTTCACCACCAAGTTCTGAAGGCAAAATATCTCTTGGAAAGTATTTATGTAgagtatttaaattcaaaccaTGTAAAATGATCTgtggaatataaaaataaatattaattagtatattcaaattgtattttatttaggtaatattcataataaacaaAGTGATTGGTAAATCAATCTCAACTACAGTTTTTCCTTTGATaatgaattaattcaaattctaatttttggaattcttaaatatatattttaacgatcACATATATGTTAAGACTTTTATGAAACGTAaagagtgtataatatacaaatttatttttgtaaaacaagaaaaactaatttattaaaaattattaatataattttatttttaaatcctaatgtataaaaattaaaaattaaacttatgtTTTCTAAGTTATATTAGatgtactaaggataatagatTAAAAGATATGGAAGGAataacattagaaaaaaaaaatttgttaattattgaaataatatttgtaaaaattgtcaaAGTACAATAAATAGATACTACTAAAGTTTTGATTTAGATGCATTAACATTCACCAGAACATTAATGTAATACcaaatctaagtatttaaaaattctgtcTTTATGATCAAAAAAAGGtagttcttataaatataattcaaaaaatcaattttgaataaatatataattaaaggaGGATAAAACAGTAGGTTGAGCATGGTTGGTAAATCATcctgtataaactatattatatataatattattataataatagctcctaaatattcttactttattttttgttttttcttttaaaaatggtttaacaACAGACATTAGGCCATCAATATACCACGGTTGGTTGATAAAATGAACAGCTTTTATTTTTGCAGGAAAACAGTCTTGTAACCCTTGTAGCATAACATGTAACAACCTTGGACTAATGTTCATTGTTTGACGAGCAGTAAAGTTAGTCCaatcaacaataaatacaaaaccgTTGTATTGAGTATTCACATCTTGGATCAAATGTTCTAGAGATACTAATAGTGCTCTATATATAGTTAGTAAACAATAACGTTCAGTGTTCCATTGGGAGCAAACCATAAAAAGAACACGACGACTTCGTCTACaaacaaagaaaaaatgtttaataaaatttaaattgtttttaagccAATAACCTAAATAGTTAAAGctctaataaacaaaaataaaaaaaacttaaattttgagATAAgctatatttaaactaaaaagttaatattaaaaaataaaattaattatacatattaacctATCTAAATTTGACAGTACAGAAGGGAAACCATCTTGAATAGCCATTTGAATTTTTGGATCAAAAGGTTCTAATCGACGAAACCATAGATCATGTTCCTTtctaaattgataataatttcgaATCAAATCAAATGCATTATTCTCATTCATTTTCCGTGCATATaagaacattaatataaatgcttctttattattttctaaataaacataaatgaaacaaacaaattataattagtcatatttatatttgcataaactataagttttatatttttaacgattataACTATAAGTTGTAGTGATAGAATTccaccaaataaaataattaaaacactaCTAGGTTATTAGTTACTACAATACTATCTTTGGAAGGGGGGCGatcttcaaatatattttttcctatCGCCCTGCTGTACCTGTCTTCagtatttaatttgttcaaaaaGTAATATGTGATACACTGATAAGCCATGAATTCTATTTATccgatatttaataaaatcatagttggaataattatagttattatttttaatattatttatttaaatatgttataaataaatatatattttataaatagtaggtatttgGTGCATatcaatgtaattaattaaaacatatattccTGAAATCAATGAactatgcatttataatttatacaattatttatgttttagtatttataatgtttataagttctagttaatattaactattttttaacaatattatattatttatatttcaaatatttgaaatgtgaTTCAGTAACTAATTCAAGAATAATCATGAACAATTAATCTATATcactaaaattcataatttaggttagtagtattatttaatattaaaacataaatgtcaatattcagtaaatgtaaaaattactatataaagATTATGTTATTTACACTTAATGTTTGttcatactataaaaattacaaatactgataaaaaattatataaattataaaactattaacttttagtgcaatatatatttataaattaataataattaattatcaaaaagttcttgatataatatgtgataaggtaatttaaaaatatacaattgcaataaaaaatataatatattatattattaataatataattatgtgaatCATGATTCCAACGATAACATATTTGacctataaaatcataatattaattattttactttttatacaatGAAATGCAAGCAAACTACTACGTAAATTTTACTAGATGTTTTATACCTAtctaggtaaaaaaaaactgtaaataatatttaaaaaaaacaataaaatattaatattgaaacattcatagatatttattataaatataaaaattaagttattaacaacaaatttaaattataatttaagataaattatgtaactataatgtaaaatgtatttgctATTTTAATAAGCCTTAAATTCTTATTcattttggaaataatttcATGATAATACACAATTTTCCTACCAAACTTAAAGTAGGTACCCATACCCTATTCaataataactgaatataattgatgatattcaataagtataaatttctaaaaatactaGTTGTGAATTACCAttcaatataaaagtaaaacaatcGTTAGTTATTTATGAATAACTATTTTACATAATCTATAGATTAGTATATAATTAGGACATTTCAAAGTGTACAAATGTTGTTTACCTCATTACCTGCATTAAGTATTTAACACTTGAGAGTGTTCAATTATGAATggtattaataggtattttaaataataaatataaatcaagtgACAAGTATTACtactatgattttaaatataagatataataattagtaattacaattattagtttattagtaaacagtaaattttattgttaatgttaGGGTAAATGTTAGtgcatagaattaaaaaaactgtTGGTGATTGGATctcattaatttgtataatagtatattagtattatagctTACCGGCTAGAAAAGCAAATCCATTATTCCTGAGCaacctttttaatttaatcaatgctACTTCTGGAGTATTTTTCTTGATGACTGGGTTTTGACCGGCACTTGGGAATAAATCAACaccatagttaaaatttaaaatattatccatgTTATTTTGCCGGTACTCTGCGTATTCTGCCATTTAAATCaactataaagtaataaaatataaatgtgactatttaataaattccaaATGCATAATATCATCTAAGCAAATAACTCTTAACATGTTTGGAGAGTcactaacaaaattattataccataatatataatgaaataataatttgacgtggtacattttaacaatgtaatttaaataattattaatttatgacaaAGATTTATCGAGAAATATATGTGCGACGTGCGTGGGTATTATTATCAAAGTTGacctcttatttttaatatggagaaaaaaactaataaatcacATTACTatgattaaattgattaatacatttatcaaaacGATGAAAAGAATTATGGATACGTAAATACGTTTTACAATGTGTTGCCATGATGGTTATTGGTTATGCGCATGTAtcgttatttttgtacattccatattagtataataaaacgaACGTTAAAACGATTAACGAATCAACAAGTGGTTTGACTATTTGACGCAATAATGTCGTAGACTATATACAGTACTACAGTAGTAATTTGTAGGCAGTGTGTTTAcctttacctattatttattaatgttatacagAATACAGATATATCTGTTATAGAACAATACAAGTACTTACTATACTTATCCAGCCATCCAGGATCGCAACAGATgtcaataactaatattatgtcGACATTCAACAATTTCGGGGATTAATTTATTCAGTCCTACGTATCGTTCGTAACACAGTGTTATGTTAAGTTATAAATGTTTCGAataaggtatattaataattaaataggtaattattattaaggtaaacctttaaaataatttacaaaaaaaaaaaaatcgtcgtcATATATTATCGGGTGTGAATGTAGATTCACCAACTACAACGATATTGACAATAGAAAAAAACCTTTATATTacgttaatgtttttttaagtaaacaagacgataaattttaacaaaacaaacaatatttataggtCACAGTTTATGTTATAGAAAAAGAAGAATACACGATAAAAACGTAGAttagactatacattttttaatttttagttcttATCATTGGACG is a genomic window of Rhopalosiphum padi isolate XX-2018 chromosome 4, ASM2088224v1, whole genome shotgun sequence containing:
- the LOC132928494 gene encoding clavesin-2-like, whose product is MAEYAEYRQNNMDNILNFNYGVDLFPSAGQNPVIKKNTPEVALIKLKRLLRNNGFAFLAENNKEAFILMFLYARKMNENNAFDLIRNYYQFRKEHDLWFRRLEPFDPKIQMAIQDGFPSVLSNLDRRSRRVLFMVCSQWNTERYCLLTIYRALLVSLEHLIQDVNTQYNGFVFIVDWTNFTARQTMNISPRLLHVMLQGLQDCFPAKIKAVHFINQPWYIDGLMSVVKPFLKEKTKNKIILHGLNLNTLHKYFPRDILPSELGGEQPPYDSRIWLKSLLGSSLGVDL